In Lactuca sativa cultivar Salinas chromosome 5, Lsat_Salinas_v11, whole genome shotgun sequence, the DNA window ACagaagactttaaattattaaagaatgtaactttttctttattttgtaacttatggaattaattaaggttacacttttttttatttattatttaatgaagagactcttggtcctccatagcttgaggacaagttatggagtcataaaaccatttaattagaactagactcttcattttgtaacctttgccaacttttatgagttttatgaaacttaaatgtgacttttcatataacttgaggacaagttacaaaaacacattttagaatcaactcttagattaatttggattgaaaacaactatttcactcaacttttctattaatctaagcaactcataagaacaagataattcaaatcaaactttttcatgtaattagtctaaaccttaaactaatacaaaacatgaatctattgacaattatctttgaaatttggattagcatgaacattaccacatcaaaaacaaggttataagttcaaaaacaacttagggtaatgttcctagtccatttgtagccaaaaacctcgaaaatatgttgtctggggctcctactcgtcgagtgcatgaacctactcggcgagtaggatgattttactcatggactcggcgagtttattagtggacttggtgagtccagtgcccagaaagccagaaaatcaagtttttcagcatttttcagcaatttgcatcaagtataattgaaaacaagcctaggctttgataccattgttgggttttgagcattctaacactcctaagtgtacatgaaaccctaaataccttggatctatgttttctctattatacatgcaaatatgaacatccaaggtattatcctaatctagcatacaaaacaatgaatataacaagatagaatacatacatcttccatgtagaaagtcttcatgaagcttgagtgccaagtgcctcaagtgtgacaccttaaattgttcacacaacatcaaatacacatggaataacttgagagaaatctacacttcatgaaatcggctatccCTTCTATTACACACACTAATGGCCGATTTtagtcaagaataagatgcatatatagttagggttacaccatgtaaaccctaattgacatggcctttaatttccatgatccatgggtacaaaaacaccatggagcatccatgaagtatcatatgggttttagcccaactagataatccatggagcaataacccactatataagtatggatgatttacacaatcaacccatatatttaattagtcttcttttgatctcttaattaatcctagattaattcttgatcaatactaattaaatatttttattaatatattagaacttataatatattaaccaaccttaagtgttatttctctcattatagtctatccaaatgcatgatgccatgcaacccaaatggaccatgtcgggtcgggtcaagtcttaccaattatagttatggacttagacattaatccaacactgtGATCATCTCAGAAGAAAATTTGTTGTTGTAACCGCTGAACTCGACACATTGAAAAATCGTCTTGAAAATgctgaatttatttttaacaaattcGATGGGTCATGTGAAGTAGTTGCAAAAATGATAGAAGGACAGATGCAGTGGAAGGACATTACTTGTGGAAACCAAAAGAAAGTAGGATTAGGTTTTGAGAGTGGCCCTCCTCCCTTTAATCATACTTACACTGTTATTCCCTTatctcaagaagaaattgacagagaaCCTTTCATGGTTTATGGGAAATCAGCTTCTGAACAAGCAACACGATCTAATGATAAAATCTTGGATACTAGCATTTCTACCTCAAGTGCAGATAAGTTAGTAGTTCAGGGGGAGCAAGAAGCTGAAAATTTGAGTCGGATAATTATGTGTCTAAATATGGTGTTGAATTTTGTGATGAATCTGTGTTAAATTCAAACACTAATGTTTTTGCTTCTGGTGGTGTGTTGCTTCATACtgataattttgaaaataatggTGTCGTTTCTGATAAAATTGCTAAATCTGATTTGAATGCTTCTACATCTTCCACGTTTGCTACATAATCTAGTGCTTGTTCTTGCAAATGTGAAAATGATAGAAAAGATAATGAAAACCAGAAATCTGACAAGAGCAGTACTAAATCCAATGGTAATAAACAAATTTGCTTCAATTGTGGTACTACTGGTCATATTGCCAGAAATTGTTTAAACCGGATGTTTGTGCATCACATGTCAAAAAGGGGAGAGAATGAGTCTAGAGGACGAtctttaattagaaaatcctCCAGAACCCGCTCTCGAGATGATGACTGGAAAACAAATCAAAACAAGAAAATGGcaagttttcaaaagaacaaacatGTTTTCAATAAATTCACAAATAGTTTGCCAAAATCGACCCAAGCTAAGCCTAAGTCAATTTCGTCAAAGAGTAGGTCTGGAACTTCAAACTCTTCAAGTAGAAATTCCACCTACTCAAAGCAAACTAAAAAGAAAACTATTTCAAAACCTAAATATCAATGGATGCCAAAATTAAAATCTGATCAGTCATCATCCTCCTCTGTATctattgaaaaagaaaaattgaaAGATGAATCTATGAAAGTTAAGGGTCAACCCAGGACTG includes these proteins:
- the LOC128134188 gene encoding uncharacterized protein LOC128134188; its protein translation is MIEGQMQWKDITCGNQKKVGLGFESGPPPFNHTYTVIPLSQEEIDREPFMVYGKSASEQATRSNDKILDTSISTSSADKKDNENQKSDKSSTKSNGNKQICFNCGTTGHIARNCLNRMFVHHMSKRGENESRGRSLIRKSSRTRSRDDDWKTNQNKKMASFQKNKHVFNKFTNSLPKSTQAKPKSISSKSRSGTSNSSSRNSTYSKQTKKKTISKPKYQWMPKLKSDQSSSSSVSIEKEKLKDESMKVKGQPRTVMTCVLKSK